A region of Terriglobia bacterium DNA encodes the following proteins:
- a CDS encoding DciA family protein, protein MGTRRRDRGFETLGAPGARGLSLPPHRARELVLADAWRRAAGRVLADRARAVRVERGTLEVEVPERRWAEALAAQLLELASRTAALAPELAIRKLRVRLPGGVEAMPVTRLDPDRESRGAAGRPERVASRRQVRASRGDPAPVEATSLSLIELRDRYLARSAKARGGTVRRSRT, encoded by the coding sequence ATGGGGACTCGCCGGCGCGATCGCGGGTTCGAGACGCTGGGCGCTCCGGGAGCGCGCGGCCTGTCGCTCCCGCCGCACCGCGCCCGCGAGCTCGTGCTGGCCGACGCCTGGCGGCGCGCGGCGGGCCGCGTGCTGGCGGACCGGGCCCGTGCGGTGCGCGTCGAGCGCGGCACCCTCGAGGTCGAGGTCCCGGAGCGGCGCTGGGCGGAGGCGCTCGCCGCGCAGCTCCTGGAGCTGGCGTCTCGGACCGCGGCGCTCGCGCCGGAACTCGCGATCCGGAAGCTCAGGGTGCGTCTCCCCGGAGGAGTCGAAGCCATGCCGGTCACCCGGCTCGACCCGGACCGGGAGTCTCGCGGGGCCGCCGGCCGGCCGGAGCGCGTCGCGTCGCGCCGGCAGGTCCGCGCGTCCCGGGGCGACCCGGCGCCGGTTGAGGCGACCTCCCTGAGCCTGATCGAGCTGCGCGACCGCTACCTGGCGCGGTCCGCGAAGGCTCGTGGCGGCACCGTTCGGCGCAGCCGGACCTAG